A genome region from Paracoccus stylophorae includes the following:
- a CDS encoding H-type lectin domain-containing protein translates to MQRFSHSAVGVARGATMMFSAFETDGEMWTGEGPRVERRRVDFAAPFIAAPVVHVSIGMWDIGGDSNQRADISFDRITEDGFEIVFRTWGDTRVARIRAEWLAIGAVRHEDDFDV, encoded by the coding sequence ATGCAGCGTTTCAGTCACAGCGCCGTCGGCGTGGCGCGCGGGGCCACGATGATGTTTTCGGCGTTTGAAACCGATGGCGAGATGTGGACCGGCGAAGGCCCCAGGGTCGAACGCCGCCGGGTCGATTTCGCCGCGCCCTTCATTGCCGCGCCGGTCGTGCATGTCTCGATCGGCATGTGGGACATCGGCGGCGACAGCAATCAGCGCGCCGACATCTCGTTCGACCGGATCACCGAAGACGGGTTCGAGATCGTGTTCCGCACCTGGGGCGATACGCGGGTCGCGCGGATCCGGGCCGAATGGCTGGCCATCGGCGCAGTCCGGCACGAGGACGATTTCGACGTCTGA
- a CDS encoding F0F1 ATP synthase subunit epsilon — MADTMQFDLVSPERSLVSVPVREVRLPGTDGDMTAMPGHAPTIVTLRPGLVSVVAEGGAQSDFAVTGGFAEINGDSVSLLAERGHPREEITQEIFNEMMTEAHRKKKAAQEKAGQQSAGEEFVTAAVKLLADMEALGTHIGLDPNQATVPE, encoded by the coding sequence ATGGCCGATACCATGCAGTTCGACCTTGTCTCGCCGGAACGCAGCCTCGTGTCGGTTCCGGTGCGCGAGGTGCGCCTGCCGGGCACCGACGGCGACATGACCGCGATGCCGGGTCACGCGCCGACCATCGTCACGCTGCGTCCGGGGCTTGTCTCGGTCGTGGCCGAGGGCGGCGCGCAGTCCGATTTCGCCGTGACCGGCGGTTTTGCCGAGATCAACGGCGACTCCGTCAGCCTTCTGGCCGAACGCGGCCATCCCCGCGAAGAGATCACGCAAGAGATCTTCAACGAAATGATGACCGAGGCGCATCGCAAGAAGAAGGCCGCGCAGGAAAAGGCCGGTCAGCAATCGGCGGGCGAGGAATTCGTGACCGCCGCCGTCAAGCTGCTGGCCGATATGGAGGCGCTTGGCACCCATATCGGGCTGGACCCCAATCAGGCCACCGTGCCCGAGTGA
- the atpD gene encoding F0F1 ATP synthase subunit beta, translating into MAEATGKITQVIGAVVDVQFEEHLPAILNALETDNNGKKLVLEVAQHLGENTVRTIAMDATEGLVRGEPVSDTGGPITVPVGDATLGRIINVVGEPVDEGEPINTSESRSIHQPAPDFAAQATSSEILVTGIKVIDLLAPYSKGGKIGLFGGAGVGKTVLIMELINNIAKVHSGYSVFAGVGERTREGNDLYHEMVESGVIKPDNLSESQVALVYGQMNEPPGARMRVALTGLTLAEQFRDSTGTDVLFFVDNIFRFTQAGSEVSALLGRIPSAVGYQPTLATDMGAMQERITSTKNGSITSIQAVYVPADDLTDPAPATTFAHLDATTVLSRAISELGIYPAVDPLDSNSRILDPSIVGEEHYQVARDVQGILQRYKSLQDIIAILGMDELSEEDKLTVARARKLQRFLSQPFDVAKVFTGSDGVQVPLEKTISSFKAVVAGEFDHLPEGAFYMVGDIDDVKAKAERLAAEAA; encoded by the coding sequence ATGGCAGAGGCCACTGGCAAAATCACACAGGTGATCGGCGCCGTCGTAGACGTGCAGTTCGAAGAACACCTGCCGGCGATCCTGAACGCGCTGGAAACCGACAATAACGGCAAGAAGCTGGTGCTGGAAGTGGCCCAGCACCTGGGCGAGAACACCGTTCGCACCATCGCCATGGATGCGACCGAAGGTCTGGTCCGGGGCGAGCCGGTCAGCGACACCGGCGGCCCGATCACCGTGCCGGTCGGCGACGCGACGCTTGGCCGCATCATCAACGTCGTCGGCGAGCCGGTGGACGAGGGCGAGCCGATCAACACCTCGGAAAGCCGCTCGATCCACCAGCCGGCGCCGGATTTCGCCGCGCAGGCGACCAGTTCCGAAATCCTCGTGACCGGCATCAAGGTCATCGACCTGCTGGCCCCCTACTCCAAGGGCGGCAAGATCGGCCTGTTCGGCGGCGCCGGCGTGGGCAAGACGGTTCTGATCATGGAACTGATCAACAACATCGCCAAGGTGCATTCCGGCTATTCCGTGTTCGCGGGCGTCGGGGAACGCACGCGCGAGGGCAACGACCTTTATCACGAGATGGTGGAATCGGGCGTCATCAAGCCCGACAACCTGTCCGAATCGCAGGTGGCCCTGGTCTATGGCCAGATGAACGAGCCTCCGGGGGCGCGGATGCGCGTGGCGCTGACCGGGCTGACGCTGGCCGAACAGTTCCGCGATTCCACCGGGACCGACGTGCTGTTCTTTGTGGACAACATCTTCCGCTTCACGCAGGCAGGTTCGGAAGTGTCGGCGCTGCTTGGCCGTATTCCGTCGGCCGTGGGGTATCAGCCGACGCTGGCCACCGACATGGGCGCGATGCAGGAACGCATTACCTCGACCAAGAACGGCTCGATCACCTCGATTCAGGCCGTCTATGTTCCGGCCGACGACCTGACCGACCCGGCGCCCGCCACGACCTTTGCCCACCTTGACGCCACGACCGTTCTGTCGCGTGCGATTTCGGAACTGGGCATCTATCCGGCCGTGGACCCGCTGGATTCCAACAGCCGGATCCTTGACCCCTCCATCGTGGGCGAGGAACATTACCAGGTCGCCCGCGACGTTCAGGGCATCCTGCAACGCTATAAGTCGCTGCAGGACATCATCGCCATTCTGGGCATGGACGAGCTGTCGGAAGAGGACAAGCTGACCGTGGCACGCGCGCGCAAGCTGCAGCGTTTCCTGTCGCAGCCTTTCGACGTGGCCAAGGTGTTCACCGGGTCCGACGGTGTCCAGGTGCCGCTGGAAAAGACGATCTCGTCCTTCAAGGCCGTGGTCGCCGGCGAATTCGACCACCTGCCCGAAGGCGCCTTCTACATGGTCGGCGACATCGACGATGTGAAGGCGAAAGCCGAACGTCTTGCGGCCGAAGCCGCATAA
- a CDS encoding F0F1 ATP synthase subunit gamma encodes MPSLKDLKNRIESVKNTRKITKAMQMVAAAKLRRAQEAAEAARPYADRMAAVMAGLTANSAGSDTAPRLLAGTGSDQKHLLVVMTSERGLAGGFNSSIVKLARQHADRLRANGKEATILTVGKKGREQLKREYGKLFVNHVDLSNVKRVGYENAREIADDVLDRFEAGNFDVATIFYNRFESVISQIPTARQVIPAEIPEGEDAAGVSSIHEYEPGEDAILAELLPRSVATQIFAALLENAASEQGARMTAMDNATRNAGDMIDRLTTEYNRSRQAAITKELIEIISGAEAL; translated from the coding sequence ATGCCCAGCCTCAAGGATCTCAAGAACCGGATCGAAAGCGTCAAGAACACGCGCAAGATCACCAAGGCGATGCAGATGGTCGCCGCGGCAAAACTGCGCCGTGCGCAGGAGGCCGCAGAGGCCGCGCGCCCCTATGCCGACCGCATGGCTGCGGTGATGGCCGGGCTGACGGCCAATTCGGCCGGCTCGGACACCGCGCCGCGGCTGCTGGCCGGGACCGGTTCGGACCAGAAACATCTGCTGGTGGTGATGACCTCGGAACGCGGTCTGGCCGGCGGCTTCAACAGCTCGATCGTCAAGCTGGCGCGCCAGCATGCCGATCGGCTGCGCGCGAACGGCAAGGAGGCGACCATCCTGACCGTCGGCAAGAAGGGGCGCGAACAGCTGAAACGCGAATACGGCAAGCTGTTCGTGAACCATGTCGATCTGTCGAACGTCAAGCGTGTCGGATACGAGAACGCGCGCGAGATCGCCGACGACGTGCTTGACCGGTTCGAAGCGGGCAATTTCGACGTCGCCACGATCTTCTACAACCGGTTCGAATCGGTGATCAGCCAGATCCCGACCGCGCGTCAGGTCATTCCGGCCGAGATTCCCGAAGGCGAAGACGCCGCCGGCGTCTCGTCGATCCACGAATACGAGCCGGGCGAGGACGCGATTCTGGCCGAATTGCTGCCACGCTCGGTCGCGACGCAGATCTTCGCGGCGCTTCTGGAAAACGCGGCCTCCGAACAGGGGGCGCGGATGACGGCCATGGACAACGCCACGCGCAACGCCGGCGACATGATCGACAGGCTGACAACCGAATACAACCGGTCCCGTCAGGCGGCGATCACCAAGGAACTCATCGAAATCATTTCGGGCGCCGAGGCGCTTTGA
- the atpA gene encoding F0F1 ATP synthase subunit alpha — translation MGIQAAEISAILKDQIKNFGQEAEVAEVGQVLSVGDGIARIYGLDKVQAGEMVEFPGGVRGMVLNLETDNVGVVIFGDDREIKEGDTVKRTRSIVDVPVGKALLGRVVDGLGNPIDGKGPIEATERRVADVKAPGIMPRKSVHEPMATGMKAIDAMIPVGRGQRELIIGDRQTGKTAIALDTILNQLNYNGREDDGMKTLHCVYVAVGQKRSTVAQLVKKLEETGAMAYTTVVAATASDPAPMQFLAPYSATAIGEYFRDNGMDALIIYDDLSKQAVAYRQMSLLLRRPPGREAYPGDVFYLHSRLLERSAKLNEANGGGSLTALPIIETQAGDVSAYIPTNVISITDGQIFLETELFFQGIRPAVNTGLSVSRVGSAAQTKAMKSVAGPVKLELAQYREMAAFAQFGSDLDAATQRLLNRGARLTELMKQPQYSPLTNAEIVIVIYAGTKGYIDQVPVREVVAWEQGLLQYLRNQKSALLDDITRNDRKVAGDLEDAIKAALDEYNKTRA, via the coding sequence ATGGGAATCCAGGCAGCCGAAATTTCGGCCATCCTCAAGGATCAGATCAAGAATTTCGGTCAGGAGGCCGAGGTGGCCGAGGTTGGCCAGGTGCTGTCCGTGGGCGACGGCATCGCGCGGATCTATGGTCTCGACAAGGTGCAGGCCGGCGAGATGGTCGAATTTCCCGGCGGCGTCCGGGGCATGGTGCTGAACCTTGAAACCGACAACGTCGGCGTCGTGATCTTCGGCGACGACCGCGAGATCAAGGAAGGCGACACCGTCAAGCGGACCCGTTCCATCGTGGACGTGCCGGTGGGCAAGGCCCTGCTGGGCCGCGTCGTGGACGGTCTGGGCAACCCGATCGACGGCAAGGGTCCGATCGAAGCCACCGAGCGTCGCGTCGCCGACGTGAAGGCGCCGGGCATCATGCCGCGCAAATCGGTGCACGAGCCGATGGCGACCGGCATGAAGGCCATCGACGCGATGATTCCCGTCGGCCGCGGCCAGCGCGAACTGATCATCGGCGACCGCCAGACCGGCAAGACCGCCATTGCGCTGGACACGATCCTGAACCAGCTGAACTATAACGGCCGCGAAGACGACGGCATGAAGACGCTGCACTGCGTCTATGTCGCCGTCGGGCAGAAGCGTTCGACCGTCGCCCAGCTTGTGAAGAAGCTGGAAGAAACCGGCGCCATGGCCTATACGACCGTCGTCGCCGCGACCGCGTCGGACCCCGCGCCGATGCAGTTCCTGGCGCCTTATTCGGCCACCGCCATCGGCGAATATTTCCGCGACAACGGCATGGACGCGCTGATCATCTATGACGATCTGTCCAAGCAGGCCGTGGCTTATCGCCAGATGTCGCTGCTGCTGCGCCGTCCGCCCGGCCGCGAAGCCTATCCGGGCGACGTGTTCTATCTGCATTCGCGCCTGCTGGAGCGTTCGGCCAAGCTGAACGAAGCCAATGGCGGCGGCTCTCTGACCGCGCTGCCGATCATCGAGACGCAGGCGGGTGACGTGTCGGCCTATATTCCGACCAACGTGATTTCGATCACCGACGGCCAGATCTTCCTGGAAACCGAACTGTTCTTCCAGGGCATCCGCCCGGCGGTGAACACCGGCCTGTCGGTCAGCCGCGTCGGCTCGGCCGCCCAGACCAAGGCGATGAAATCGGTCGCGGGTCCGGTCAAGCTGGAACTGGCGCAGTATCGCGAGATGGCGGCGTTTGCGCAGTTCGGCTCGGATCTGGACGCCGCGACGCAGCGCCTGCTGAACCGCGGCGCGCGCCTGACCGAACTGATGAAGCAGCCGCAGTATTCGCCGCTGACCAACGCCGAGATCGTGATCGTTATCTATGCCGGCACCAAGGGCTATATCGACCAGGTTCCGGTGCGCGAGGTCGTGGCCTGGGAACAGGGTCTGCTGCAATATCTGCGCAACCAGAAATCGGCCCTGCTGGACGACATCACCCGTAACGACCGCAAGGTCGCCGGTGATCTGGAAGACGCGATCAAGGCGGCGCTGGACGAATACAACAAGACTCGCGCCTGA
- a CDS encoding F0F1 ATP synthase subunit delta encodes MTVANSVSMSQSIAGRYAQAVFDIVKEDGGLDDLSRQTDDLNAALDDSEDLRDLISSPIYTRDQQLRAISALAGKMGLSQTLANTLKLMAQNRRLFVLPQLVRQLRALIAVERGEMTADVTSAIALSDEQQARLRETLAEKSGKKIKLNTRVDEGLIGGMIVKMGSQMIDSSVRSKLASLQNTMKEVG; translated from the coding sequence ATGACCGTGGCCAACTCTGTTTCCATGTCCCAGAGCATCGCCGGACGCTATGCGCAGGCTGTCTTCGACATCGTCAAGGAAGATGGGGGGCTGGACGACCTGTCCCGGCAGACCGACGACCTGAACGCGGCGCTGGACGACAGCGAGGATCTGCGCGACCTGATCTCGTCCCCGATCTATACCCGCGATCAGCAATTGCGCGCCATTTCCGCGCTGGCCGGGAAGATGGGACTGTCGCAGACGCTGGCGAACACGCTGAAACTGATGGCGCAGAACCGCCGCCTGTTCGTGCTGCCGCAGCTGGTGCGTCAGTTGCGGGCGCTGATCGCGGTGGAACGCGGCGAGATGACCGCCGATGTGACCAGCGCCATCGCCCTGTCGGACGAACAGCAGGCCCGCCTGCGCGAGACTCTGGCCGAGAAATCAGGCAAGAAGATCAAATTGAACACCCGCGTCGATGAAGGTCTCATCGGCGGCATGATTGTAAAGATGGGCTCGCAGATGATCGACTCTTCGGTCCGCTCGAAGCTCGCCTCCCTCCAGAATACTATGAAAGAGGTCGGATAA
- a CDS encoding class I SAM-dependent methyltransferase, whose protein sequence is MHHDIDDLRRFYYQRSLGRVVQRILRDRLVTRWPAERMQGMNVAGYGFAAPMLRPYLSSARRIFALMPGPQGVMPWPIGQPNRSVLCDETAWPLDTGSLDRLVMLHGLETSDHPAALLAEAWRVLGPGGRMIAMVPNRAGLWAASDRTPFGLGRSYTAGQLEHQMREAGFATEWHGSAVYIPPSDRRFWLGSAQMWERTGARISRMLIAGVVLVELSKQTRTPAGRGIKVQVPSPLEILEGVGLPRPGRAPTARREAAKDLSIR, encoded by the coding sequence ATGCATCACGACATCGACGATCTGCGACGGTTCTATTATCAGCGTTCCCTGGGCCGCGTCGTGCAGCGGATCCTGCGCGACCGGCTGGTGACGCGCTGGCCGGCCGAACGGATGCAGGGGATGAATGTCGCCGGCTACGGCTTTGCCGCGCCGATGCTGCGCCCGTATCTGTCCAGCGCGCGGCGCATCTTTGCGCTGATGCCGGGGCCGCAGGGGGTGATGCCGTGGCCCATCGGCCAGCCCAACCGCAGCGTGCTGTGCGACGAAACTGCCTGGCCGCTGGACACGGGCAGTCTCGACCGGCTGGTGATGCTGCACGGGCTTGAGACCAGCGACCACCCGGCCGCGCTGCTGGCCGAGGCGTGGCGGGTGCTGGGGCCGGGGGGTCGGATGATCGCGATGGTGCCGAACCGCGCCGGGTTGTGGGCCGCGTCCGACCGCACGCCGTTCGGGCTGGGGCGCAGCTATACGGCCGGGCAACTGGAACATCAGATGCGCGAGGCCGGATTCGCGACCGAGTGGCACGGATCGGCGGTCTATATTCCGCCCTCGGACCGGCGCTTCTGGCTGGGCAGCGCGCAGATGTGGGAACGCACCGGCGCGCGGATCAGCCGGATGCTGATCGCGGGTGTGGTGCTGGTCGAGTTGAGCAAGCAGACGCGCACCCCGGCAGGGCGCGGGATCAAGGTGCAGGTGCCCAGCCCGCTGGAGATCCTTGAGGGTGTGGGCCTGCCGCGCCCCGGACGGGCGCCGACCGCGCGCCGCGAGGCCGCGAAAGACCTGTCCATAAGGTGA
- the gloB gene encoding hydroxyacylglutathione hydrolase: MPLELVTLRCLKDNYAYLLHGEGGTALIDAPEAMPILTELEARGWTLDAILLTHHHGDHIDGVAEIVKATGAQVIGNGNDAERLPPLDVAATPGQRLTVLGEPVDVIDVSGHTVGHVAFHFPQSGCAFTADSLMAIGCGRLFEGDAPMMWDSLTRLNALPGETQICSGHDYCAANGAFALSVDPDNAALRDRLEAVADSHRPCSPATLEEERATNPFLRVNELRDALGMQGAPDVEVFARLRKMKDEF, encoded by the coding sequence ATGCCGCTGGAACTGGTGACGCTGCGCTGTCTGAAGGACAACTATGCCTATCTGCTGCATGGCGAGGGCGGCACCGCGCTGATCGACGCCCCCGAGGCGATGCCGATCCTGACCGAGCTTGAGGCGCGCGGATGGACCCTGGACGCGATCCTGCTGACCCATCATCACGGCGACCATATCGACGGCGTGGCGGAAATCGTCAAGGCCACCGGCGCGCAGGTGATCGGCAACGGAAACGATGCCGAACGCCTGCCGCCGCTGGACGTGGCCGCGACGCCCGGCCAGCGGCTGACGGTGCTGGGCGAGCCGGTGGACGTGATCGACGTGTCGGGTCACACGGTAGGCCATGTCGCCTTCCATTTTCCGCAATCGGGCTGCGCCTTTACCGCCGACAGCCTGATGGCGATCGGCTGCGGACGCCTGTTCGAGGGCGATGCCCCGATGATGTGGGACAGCCTGACCCGGCTGAACGCCCTGCCCGGCGAGACGCAGATCTGTTCCGGCCACGATTATTGCGCGGCAAACGGCGCCTTTGCCCTGTCGGTCGATCCCGACAACGCGGCTCTGCGCGACCGTCTTGAGGCGGTGGCCGATTCCCATCGCCCCTGCTCGCCCGCCACGCTGGAGGAAGAGCGTGCGACGAACCCCTTCCTGCGGGTCAACGAGTTGCGCGACGCCCTGGGGATGCAGGGCGCGCCGGATGTCGAGGTGTTCGCAAGGCTGCGCAAGATGAAGGATGAATTCTGA